One Oxobacter pfennigii DNA segment encodes these proteins:
- a CDS encoding phosphate ABC transporter substrate-binding protein, with translation MMNLMLDFGVKNMRERPIRPISTAAGTVILILSISLMLACSHMTQAGMIVAGSTSVQPYVEILAEEYMVLYPDAEVDIQGGGSSAGITAAQSGTADIGMSSRALNDEEKSLWYVEIAKDGLAVIVNPGNPIQNLSLEQIRGIYSATITDWSQVGGVNSRIHIITREEGSGTRSAFEELVMNKSEITPKAIVQDSNGAVRQLVADDPNAIGFISLGLVNERVKALHLEDVAATRENIMNGSYSLSRPFLYITNGQPTGSAKQFIDFSLSPEGQKLLSDEGLITSAEGTEK, from the coding sequence ATGATGAATTTAATGCTTGATTTTGGTGTGAAAAATATGAGAGAAAGACCTATAAGACCAATCAGCACAGCTGCCGGTACAGTGATATTGATTCTTTCCATAAGCTTAATGCTAGCTTGCAGCCACATGACCCAGGCTGGCATGATTGTTGCCGGCTCAACTTCTGTACAGCCTTATGTTGAGATTTTAGCTGAAGAGTACATGGTCCTGTACCCCGATGCCGAGGTTGACATCCAAGGCGGAGGATCTTCGGCCGGTATTACGGCAGCCCAGTCTGGTACTGCCGATATAGGCATGTCCTCACGTGCATTGAATGACGAGGAGAAAAGCCTGTGGTATGTTGAAATCGCCAAGGACGGATTAGCAGTAATAGTGAACCCTGGCAACCCAATTCAAAATCTCTCATTAGAACAGATACGCGGTATCTATTCAGCCACGATCACCGATTGGAGCCAAGTGGGGGGAGTGAATTCAAGGATTCATATAATTACCCGTGAAGAAGGCTCAGGAACAAGAAGCGCCTTCGAGGAACTTGTGATGAACAAGTCTGAAATAACTCCGAAAGCCATAGTTCAGGATTCTAATGGAGCAGTACGGCAACTGGTTGCAGATGACCCTAATGCTATAGGTTTCATTTCTTTGGGCCTGGTAAATGAGAGAGTGAAAGCATTACATCTGGAAGATGTTGCGGCGACACGGGAAAATATAATGAATGGAAGCTACAGTTTGTCCAGACCATTTTTGTATATCACCAACGGCCAGCCTACGGGGTCAGCCAAGCAGTTTATAGATTTTAGCCTTTCTCCGGAAGGGCAGAAACTGCTGAGTGATGAGGGGCTCATTACCTCAGCAGAGGGGACGGAAAAATGA
- a CDS encoding uroporphyrinogen decarboxylase family protein, producing the protein MLTKRQNLLETIKGGNPDRFVNQYEAFVCTDAIYGMIMGDPISAQGERPMPGGPPKKNAWGVTNAWPAGVPGAFPVHDAEHKVIKDITKWREVVKAPKTDFPPEAWEPFLPKVRAIDRNEVFATAFVAPGIFEQCHHLMGMDDCLLNFYEEPEEMHALIDYLTEYELRYAAELVKYYKPDCIFHHDDWGSSINSFMAPDMFEEFIVPAYKKIYGFYKANGVELIVHHSDSFAANLVPHMIEMGIDIWQGCVSKNNVPELIKKYGGKISFMGDIDNSLIDREDWTQESVAEEVRKSVERCGKHYFLPCITQGGPGSVYPGVYEAITKELEKLSKEKF; encoded by the coding sequence ATGTTAACGAAAAGGCAGAATCTTTTAGAAACAATCAAAGGCGGAAACCCTGACCGTTTTGTCAATCAGTATGAAGCTTTTGTGTGTACTGATGCAATTTACGGCATGATTATGGGAGATCCTATTTCAGCCCAGGGAGAGCGCCCAATGCCAGGCGGACCACCTAAAAAGAATGCTTGGGGCGTTACTAATGCTTGGCCTGCAGGTGTACCCGGAGCATTCCCAGTACATGATGCGGAACACAAAGTTATAAAAGATATCACAAAATGGAGAGAAGTTGTTAAAGCTCCAAAGACAGATTTCCCCCCGGAAGCATGGGAACCATTTTTGCCTAAAGTAAGGGCCATTGACCGTAACGAAGTATTTGCTACAGCCTTTGTTGCTCCAGGTATATTCGAGCAGTGCCATCATTTAATGGGTATGGATGATTGTCTTCTTAACTTCTATGAAGAACCGGAAGAAATGCATGCACTTATTGATTATCTAACAGAATATGAATTAAGATATGCTGCAGAACTGGTTAAATATTACAAACCCGACTGTATCTTCCATCATGACGATTGGGGCAGCTCCATAAATTCCTTCATGGCACCTGACATGTTTGAAGAATTTATCGTGCCTGCTTACAAAAAGATCTATGGATTCTATAAAGCAAACGGAGTAGAACTTATCGTACATCACAGCGATTCTTTCGCTGCTAATTTGGTACCCCATATGATCGAAATGGGAATTGATATTTGGCAGGGCTGTGTTTCAAAGAACAATGTTCCTGAGCTAATTAAAAAGTACGGCGGAAAGATTTCCTTCATGGGAGATATAGACAACTCCTTGATTGACAGAGAAGATTGGACACAGGAAAGCGTTGCTGAAGAAGTAAGAAAATCCGTTGAAAGATGCGGAAAACACTATTTCCTCCCTTGTATCACACAGGGAGGACCTGGAAGCGTTTATCCTGGCGTATATGAAGCAATTACTAAAGAACTCGAAAAGTTAAGCAAAGAAAAGTTTTAA
- the pstA gene encoding phosphate ABC transporter permease PstA, producing MKVNSRIIQKIAKFLIWSAALLVILILMAIVIYILLKGIPMLSWQFLTEIPRNMGRSGGISSSIVGTLLVTAVAVIVATPFGIGTAFYLTEYTHESRVTRIIRFSAESLAGIPSIVYGLFGFIFFVIYLKLGWSILSGGLTMAIMILPTIIRTSEEAIRTVPNLYREVGFSLGATKWQTIIWTVLPSALPGIANGIILSIGRCVAETAAVILTAGSALRMPTSIFSTTRTMAVHFYILAREGISMENAYGTAALLIIIIFLINVVFNMMVNRFVAKGR from the coding sequence ATGAAAGTTAACTCACGAATCATCCAAAAGATAGCCAAATTTTTGATTTGGTCGGCTGCTCTTCTTGTCATACTGATTCTTATGGCCATAGTCATTTATATACTTTTAAAAGGCATACCTATGCTCAGCTGGCAATTTTTAACGGAGATTCCGAGGAATATGGGCCGCTCCGGCGGTATTTCCTCTTCAATTGTCGGAACGTTGCTGGTGACCGCGGTTGCAGTCATTGTAGCAACGCCCTTCGGAATTGGTACAGCTTTCTATCTCACGGAGTACACCCATGAGAGCAGAGTCACCCGTATTATACGCTTCAGCGCTGAATCATTAGCAGGAATACCCTCTATTGTATACGGACTTTTTGGTTTTATTTTCTTTGTAATTTACCTCAAATTGGGGTGGTCTATTTTATCCGGAGGACTGACCATGGCTATAATGATTCTGCCTACTATAATCCGTACATCAGAAGAAGCAATCCGTACTGTACCGAACCTATACCGTGAGGTAGGATTTTCTCTGGGAGCCACCAAATGGCAGACAATAATCTGGACGGTACTCCCATCGGCACTCCCGGGTATAGCCAATGGCATCATTTTGAGCATAGGCCGATGTGTCGCCGAGACGGCTGCCGTTATATTGACAGCCGGCTCAGCCTTGCGTATGCCCACATCCATCTTCTCAACGACCCGGACAATGGCGGTACATTTTTATATACTGGCGCGGGAGGGAATATCCATGGAGAATGCCTATGGCACTGCAGCACTTTTAATCATTATTATTTTTCTGATTAATGTCGTTTTCAATATGATGGTCAATAGATTCGTAGCCAAAGGCCGTTAA
- a CDS encoding PucR family transcriptional regulator translates to MKMIFDHLSRHNPKLYLSCEGFDSINNVVWLSGNDQDYKSNLLYVTKASDLLKLIPIESHLNIVCLNDINLDFDAKGNLNLIIVDASSDISNIYKEINTFIVNQNSLHNSSLKLYDALLSGKGLQYILDVGAEVLGNPIMVYNLAYKVLSYSKNIIVKDDEWNGLVSRGYGSYDDYNLKKESFRKVEMADNPVILNILTGKKAIFNKVKIGGKHIGYVSAVDHERPLCENSIEMIELLSKLVANELQKDSFLNHSKGLIYEYLITELLDSKNVNQEYLHDRIKYLDLNLAENLYVLTARKIAGDTDTLPFYRAKLDLLISDSKSLLYNNDLIYLISRKKNKPLNKTDLENALDFLKENRIQAGLSRCFHDISLIRRFYIQSCKAIEIGNRFKQYALLFIYDEFAIDHLLDIAAEQSDLKEFCSKWIFELMEYDKVNHTKFMQTLYVYLICGRDVSKAAHIFNIHRNSMDYRIKKIEEILDIDISDAETHFALYSSIKILSFIKDEEFLSSIKNSLSALEYEAK, encoded by the coding sequence ATGAAAATGATATTTGATCACTTAAGCCGCCACAACCCGAAATTATATTTATCCTGTGAAGGCTTTGACAGTATTAATAACGTTGTCTGGTTAAGTGGTAATGATCAAGATTACAAATCCAATCTTTTGTACGTCACCAAAGCTTCTGACCTTCTTAAACTTATACCAATTGAATCCCACCTTAATATAGTGTGCCTGAATGATATAAATTTAGATTTTGATGCAAAAGGCAATCTCAATTTAATTATTGTTGATGCTTCATCAGATATCTCTAACATATATAAAGAAATAAATACATTTATAGTCAATCAGAACAGCCTTCACAACAGTTCTTTGAAGCTATATGATGCTCTGCTTTCCGGAAAAGGTTTGCAGTATATTCTGGATGTCGGTGCAGAGGTTTTGGGAAATCCCATTATGGTTTATAACCTGGCATATAAAGTCCTCTCATACAGTAAAAATATTATCGTAAAAGATGATGAATGGAATGGCTTAGTTTCAAGAGGATATGGTTCTTATGACGATTATAATTTAAAAAAAGAGAGTTTTAGAAAGGTTGAGATGGCGGATAATCCAGTTATTCTAAATATTTTAACCGGTAAAAAAGCAATTTTTAATAAGGTTAAGATTGGCGGAAAACATATCGGATATGTTAGTGCTGTAGATCATGAACGCCCACTTTGTGAAAACAGTATAGAGATGATAGAGTTATTAAGCAAATTGGTTGCCAACGAGTTACAGAAAGATAGCTTTTTAAATCATTCAAAGGGCTTAATTTACGAATATTTAATTACTGAACTTTTAGATTCTAAAAATGTAAATCAAGAATACTTGCATGACCGAATAAAATATTTGGATTTAAACCTGGCAGAAAACCTATATGTTCTTACAGCCAGGAAGATAGCCGGCGATACAGACACTCTACCCTTTTATAGAGCCAAATTGGATTTATTAATATCCGACAGCAAATCATTACTATATAATAATGACCTTATCTACCTGATCAGCCGTAAAAAGAACAAACCTTTAAATAAAACGGATTTAGAGAACGCCTTGGATTTCTTAAAGGAGAATAGAATCCAGGCAGGCCTTAGCCGTTGTTTTCATGACATTTCATTAATAAGGCGTTTTTATATTCAGTCATGTAAAGCCATTGAAATTGGCAATCGTTTTAAACAGTATGCGTTATTGTTCATATATGACGAATTTGCTATTGACCATTTATTGGATATAGCCGCCGAGCAGTCCGACCTCAAAGAATTTTGCAGCAAATGGATTTTTGAGTTAATGGAATATGATAAAGTGAACCATACAAAATTCATGCAGACCCTTTATGTATATCTTATTTGCGGACGTGATGTTTCTAAAGCTGCACATATTTTCAATATTCATAGAAACTCAATGGATTACCGTATAAAGAAGATCGAAGAGATACTTGATATAGATATCAGTGATGCTGAAACTCATTTTGCACTTTACAGTTCCATTAAAATTTTATCTTTTATAAAGGATGAAGAGTTTTTATCTTCTATAAAGAATTCTTTATCAGCACTTGAATATGAGGCAAAATGA
- a CDS encoding phosphate ABC transporter ATP-binding protein has translation MIQQFKIIIKGLNFYYKERQVIKELNLEIPKNEILAVFGPANSGITTLLRTLNRLSDLTPGARPEGEILLDGKNIYAPDINVTELRRRVGMVFDVPTPLPMSIFDNVALGPSMSKMKTKRAMAEEVEKTLRMAALWDEVKDRLHTPAARLSGGQQQRLCIARVLALEPEVILLDRPCSALDPVSTAKIEESLRQLKEQFTIIIAPHTVQQAGRIADRVTFMLMGSLIEQGITGEVFSHPKDKRTSDYITGRFG, from the coding sequence ATGATTCAGCAATTTAAGATAATTATAAAAGGGTTAAACTTCTATTATAAAGAACGCCAGGTTATTAAAGAACTCAACTTAGAGATACCAAAGAATGAGATTTTGGCTGTCTTTGGCCCTGCTAACAGCGGTATAACGACTTTGCTCCGCACACTGAACCGTCTCAGTGACCTGACTCCGGGGGCTCGTCCTGAAGGAGAAATACTTCTTGATGGGAAAAACATCTATGCTCCGGATATAAATGTGACAGAATTGCGCCGCAGGGTGGGGATGGTCTTTGATGTACCGACACCTTTACCCATGTCCATATTTGATAATGTGGCTCTGGGACCCAGCATGAGTAAAATGAAAACAAAAAGGGCCATGGCGGAGGAAGTGGAAAAGACCTTGCGTATGGCTGCACTCTGGGATGAAGTCAAGGACAGACTGCACACTCCGGCAGCCAGGTTATCCGGCGGCCAGCAGCAGCGCTTATGTATTGCCCGGGTTTTGGCTCTGGAGCCTGAGGTTATTCTGCTGGATAGACCCTGTTCGGCTCTTGATCCGGTATCAACAGCCAAAATTGAGGAGTCCTTAAGACAGCTTAAGGAGCAATTCACCATTATCATTGCTCCCCATACCGTTCAGCAAGCAGGGCGCATCGCCGACCGGGTTACATTCATGCTGATGGGAAGCCTGATAGAGCAGGGTATTACCGGTGAGGTTTTTTCGCACCCCAAGGATAAAAGAACCAGTGATTACATCACCGGAAGGTTTGGATAA
- a CDS encoding MFS transporter → MHINTTVPESLKKDKFGMGIGGFGYNLAAAGIMTYLTLFYTDNMLISAASVSMILFVSRIIDACTDLLVGTLVDRTKTKWGKARPWLLWMAVPAALSLSATYFVPAFSDTGRVVYAFITYNLMAFFFQTAIALPLQSLVALITPDPKHRLHLSQLYGFFTTAGAVLVNFFATPIMQALGGGSRGYFLYFTITGIIGLFLILVCFKLTTERTESSEGPIQEKIPVSEGIKIVMRNRYWWNALGIYLMTSLVPACWAATAYYCIYWLNGGVDVGVLMSMLWGGITVGIILFAPVSQKLGKMPSAAIGLGMQALGSVLLWLAPTSIPMLWVSTAFRSLGVGGLSGNMNAMLAEVADYGEWKFGKRTEGLVYSGASFGGKVGSGIGGAVVAGLLAWGQYVPNAPTQAPLAMNAIKIAFVGAPFIGSSLIIIMLLFFNVEKKMPQIRKDLEERKAKAQAQTL, encoded by the coding sequence ATGCACATTAATACAACAGTACCGGAAAGTTTGAAAAAAGACAAATTTGGTATGGGCATCGGCGGTTTTGGGTATAACCTTGCCGCTGCAGGAATTATGACATATCTTACCCTGTTCTACACGGACAACATGCTTATTTCTGCAGCCAGCGTATCAATGATTCTGTTCGTTTCAAGAATTATTGATGCATGTACGGATCTTTTAGTAGGTACATTGGTTGACAGGACTAAAACAAAATGGGGTAAAGCCCGTCCCTGGCTCTTATGGATGGCAGTACCGGCCGCATTATCCCTGTCGGCAACATATTTTGTTCCCGCCTTTTCTGATACCGGAAGGGTCGTCTATGCATTTATTACTTATAACTTAATGGCTTTCTTCTTCCAAACGGCCATTGCTCTGCCCCTTCAGTCACTTGTCGCACTCATTACTCCCGACCCGAAGCATAGGCTTCATCTAAGCCAGTTATATGGATTCTTTACGACAGCCGGAGCAGTGTTGGTTAACTTCTTTGCCACACCGATTATGCAGGCTTTAGGAGGAGGTTCTCGAGGATATTTCTTATACTTCACAATTACCGGCATTATCGGTTTGTTCCTCATATTGGTTTGCTTCAAGCTGACTACCGAAAGGACTGAAAGCAGTGAAGGACCCATTCAGGAAAAAATTCCCGTTAGTGAAGGCATCAAGATAGTTATGAGAAACAGATACTGGTGGAACGCCTTGGGTATCTACCTTATGACCAGCCTCGTTCCAGCTTGCTGGGCGGCAACAGCATACTATTGCATTTACTGGCTTAATGGCGGTGTTGACGTAGGTGTACTCATGTCAATGCTATGGGGTGGCATTACCGTAGGAATTATACTTTTTGCCCCTGTTTCACAAAAGCTTGGCAAAATGCCTTCTGCTGCAATCGGCCTTGGCATGCAAGCTTTAGGCTCTGTTTTATTGTGGCTTGCCCCCACCTCCATCCCAATGCTGTGGGTTTCAACAGCCTTTCGTTCATTGGGCGTAGGCGGTTTATCCGGTAATATGAATGCTATGCTTGCCGAAGTTGCCGACTACGGCGAATGGAAATTCGGAAAACGTACCGAAGGGCTTGTATACAGCGGGGCAAGCTTCGGCGGTAAAGTAGGCTCTGGTATCGGCGGTGCTGTTGTTGCAGGACTTCTTGCCTGGGGGCAATATGTTCCCAATGCACCCACTCAAGCCCCCCTTGCAATGAATGCCATAAAGATTGCCTTCGTCGGGGCCCCCTTTATCGGTTCATCATTAATCATTATCATGCTTCTTTTCTTCAATGTGGAAAAGAAAATGCCTCAAATAAGAAAAGACCTTGAGGAACGTAAAGCCAAAGCACAAGCACAAACTCTGTAG
- a CDS encoding TM1266 family iron-only hydrogenase system putative regulator — protein sequence METRVAIIGIIVENSDSVEKLNSLLHEYGKYIIGRMGIPYRQRKINVISIAIDGPQDIISALSGKIGKLDGISAKTAFSNVYTTYDES from the coding sequence ATGGAGACAAGAGTTGCAATAATAGGCATTATTGTGGAAAACAGTGACTCGGTTGAAAAATTAAACAGCCTGCTGCATGAGTATGGCAAGTATATCATCGGAAGAATGGGAATTCCTTACCGTCAAAGAAAAATCAATGTTATAAGTATAGCCATTGATGGACCCCAGGATATAATAAGCGCATTATCAGGAAAAATCGGAAAACTGGACGGTATCAGTGCAAAAACCGCATTTTCCAATGTATATACAACCTATGATGAATCATGA
- the hydE gene encoding [FeFe] hydrogenase H-cluster radical SAM maturase HydE, with protein sequence MKTLIDKLERYRILDREEFLELLECPSDEDANYLFERARFVKHSVYGHDVYMRGLIEFTNYCKNDCYYCGIRKSNLKADRYRLTREQILECCAMGYELGFRTFVLQGGEDMHYNDKKITDIVRSIKKNHPDCAVTLSIGEKSYESYKAYFDAGADRYLLRHETANSEHYSKLHPKAMSLKNRKECLFNLKELGYEVGCGFMVGSPCQTNECIIDDLLFIKELDPHMVGIGPYIPHNETPFADKKAGTLELTLFLLGIIRLMLPNVLLPSTTALGTIHPEGRERGILSGANVVMPNLSPVDVRKKYMLYDNKICTGDEAAECRMCLQSRIENIGYKLVVSRGDYKI encoded by the coding sequence ATGAAAACATTAATTGACAAGCTTGAAAGATATCGGATTCTTGACCGGGAAGAATTCCTGGAATTACTTGAATGTCCTAGCGATGAAGATGCAAATTACCTGTTCGAGCGGGCCCGTTTTGTAAAGCACAGCGTCTATGGCCATGATGTTTATATGCGTGGACTTATCGAATTCACAAATTACTGTAAAAATGACTGTTATTACTGCGGCATTAGAAAAAGCAATTTAAAAGCCGACAGGTACCGACTGACAAGAGAACAAATACTTGAATGCTGTGCTATGGGTTATGAGCTTGGTTTCCGTACCTTTGTACTTCAGGGTGGCGAAGACATGCATTATAATGATAAAAAAATAACGGATATTGTCCGCTCAATTAAAAAAAATCATCCCGATTGTGCGGTGACCCTTTCCATAGGAGAAAAGAGCTATGAAAGCTATAAGGCGTATTTTGATGCCGGGGCCGACCGTTATCTGCTTCGCCACGAGACTGCAAACAGTGAACACTACAGTAAGCTTCATCCAAAGGCCATGTCCCTTAAGAACCGTAAGGAATGCCTGTTCAACCTGAAAGAGTTAGGCTATGAGGTGGGCTGTGGATTTATGGTGGGCTCTCCCTGCCAGACAAATGAATGCATTATAGATGACCTGTTGTTTATAAAAGAATTGGATCCCCACATGGTTGGGATAGGACCGTATATACCTCATAATGAAACGCCTTTTGCCGATAAAAAGGCAGGGACACTGGAACTGACGCTGTTTTTGCTGGGAATTATACGCCTGATGCTTCCCAATGTTTTGCTTCCATCTACAACAGCCCTTGGCACCATTCATCCCGAAGGGAGGGAAAGAGGCATTTTATCAGGTGCCAATGTTGTAATGCCAAATCTTTCCCCTGTTGACGTCAGGAAAAAGTATATGCTCTATGACAATAAAATCTGTACGGGGGATGAGGCTGCCGAATGCCGCATGTGCCTGCAGAGCCGTATTGAGAATATCGGATATAAATTGGTCGTCTCAAGAGGCGACTATAAAATTTAA
- the hydG gene encoding [FeFe] hydrogenase H-cluster radical SAM maturase HydG has product MYNPKSLKAVEFIDHQEVLETLAYAEKNKSNAELIDSIIEKARLKKGLSHREAAVLLECDIEEKNREMFALANQIKNDFYGNRIVMFAPLYLSNYCVNGCVYCPYHVKNKHIARKKLTQEDIIREVTALQDMGHKRLAIESGEDPVNNPIEYILESINTIYSIKHKNGAIRRVNVNIAATTVENYKKLKDAGIGTYILFQETYHKKSYEKLHPTGPKHDYAYHTEAMDRAMEGGIDDVGLGVLFGLELYRYEFAGLLMHAEHLEAVFGVGPHTISVPRIKHADDIDPDVFDNGIDDNIFAKIVACIRISVPYTGMIISTRESKACRERIISLGVSQISGGSRTSVGGYYEPEPEDEISEQFDVSDKRTLDEVVRWLMELKYVPSFCTACYREGRTGDRFMSFCKSGQILNFCHPNALMTLKEYLEDYASSDTKIIGENLIDAEINSIPSERIKGITVKNLDSIKNGKRDFRF; this is encoded by the coding sequence ATGTATAATCCAAAATCATTAAAAGCCGTTGAGTTCATTGACCACCAGGAAGTGCTGGAAACCTTGGCCTATGCCGAGAAGAACAAGAGCAATGCTGAATTAATTGATAGTATAATTGAAAAAGCAAGGCTTAAAAAGGGCCTTTCCCACAGAGAAGCTGCAGTGCTGCTTGAGTGCGATATTGAAGAAAAAAACCGGGAAATGTTTGCCCTGGCAAACCAGATTAAAAATGATTTTTATGGAAATCGTATTGTTATGTTTGCACCGCTGTATTTATCCAATTATTGTGTAAACGGCTGTGTCTACTGTCCCTACCACGTAAAAAACAAACACATAGCAAGAAAAAAACTTACTCAGGAGGATATAATCCGGGAGGTCACCGCCCTGCAGGATATGGGTCATAAGCGCCTTGCAATTGAGTCGGGTGAAGATCCGGTGAATAATCCCATAGAGTATATCTTAGAATCAATAAATACCATTTACAGCATTAAGCATAAAAACGGTGCCATACGCCGTGTAAATGTGAATATTGCAGCTACCACCGTAGAAAATTATAAAAAGCTTAAAGATGCGGGCATAGGGACATATATACTTTTCCAGGAGACCTATCATAAAAAAAGCTATGAAAAACTCCACCCTACAGGGCCCAAACACGACTATGCTTATCATACGGAAGCAATGGACCGGGCCATGGAAGGCGGGATAGATGATGTAGGGCTGGGAGTTTTGTTCGGCCTTGAGCTTTACCGGTACGAATTTGCTGGGCTTCTTATGCATGCGGAACACCTTGAAGCTGTCTTTGGAGTGGGACCCCACACCATAAGCGTGCCGAGGATAAAGCATGCGGATGATATTGACCCGGATGTATTCGATAATGGAATTGATGACAATATATTTGCAAAAATAGTTGCCTGTATAAGGATTTCCGTTCCGTATACGGGAATGATCATATCTACGAGGGAAAGCAAGGCCTGTCGAGAGAGGATAATCAGCCTTGGCGTATCCCAGATCAGCGGGGGTTCCAGGACAAGCGTCGGCGGATACTATGAACCGGAACCCGAAGATGAAATTTCAGAGCAATTTGATGTCAGTGATAAAAGGACTCTCGATGAAGTCGTAAGATGGCTCATGGAACTTAAATATGTCCCCAGTTTTTGCACAGCCTGTTACCGGGAAGGCAGGACAGGCGACAGGTTCATGAGCTTTTGTAAAAGCGGGCAGATCCTGAATTTTTGCCATCCCAATGCCCTTATGACCTTGAAGGAATACCTGGAAGACTATGCTTCTTCAGATACAAAAATAATCGGTGAAAATTTGATTGATGCTGAAATCAATAGCATACCCAGTGAAAGAATAAAAGGTATTACTGTTAAAAACCTTGACAGCATTAAAAATGGTAAACGGGACTTCAGGTTTTAA
- the pstC gene encoding phosphate ABC transporter permease subunit PstC: MKNFKEKLSERVFLVIALSALSVLALITVFIFVKGLPIILKVGVFNFIFGMKWAPSQGAFGIFPMIVGSVSVTLGAIILGVPIAICCSIFLAEFTPASLRNIFRPAIQLLAGIPSVVYGFWGVVFIVPAIRNYLGGPGLSILAGSIILAIMILPTIISISEVSILALPRQYKEGALALGLTHWQTICSLLLPAAKSGIVAAIILGIGRAIGETMAVIMVLGNAVAIPESILDPVRTLTTNIGIEMGYASGEHQQALFSTGIVLFIIIMILNAVAQYITRKK, encoded by the coding sequence ATGAAGAATTTTAAAGAAAAATTATCTGAACGCGTATTTCTTGTGATTGCCCTTTCAGCCCTGTCGGTGCTGGCACTCATAACTGTGTTTATATTTGTCAAAGGGTTACCTATTATACTGAAGGTTGGTGTCTTCAACTTTATTTTTGGTATGAAGTGGGCTCCCAGCCAGGGTGCTTTTGGTATTTTCCCCATGATTGTCGGTTCAGTGTCAGTGACTCTGGGAGCAATAATCTTAGGAGTTCCCATTGCAATTTGCTGCAGCATTTTTTTAGCTGAGTTTACCCCTGCATCACTCCGAAACATATTCAGACCAGCCATTCAGCTGCTGGCCGGCATACCTTCAGTGGTATATGGATTTTGGGGAGTGGTATTTATTGTGCCTGCCATACGGAATTATCTGGGTGGACCAGGGCTGAGCATATTGGCTGGTTCCATCATTCTGGCCATCATGATCTTGCCGACAATAATCAGTATCTCTGAAGTTTCCATACTCGCCCTGCCCCGTCAATATAAAGAGGGGGCTCTTGCTTTAGGACTGACACATTGGCAAACTATATGTTCATTGCTGTTACCTGCGGCCAAGTCGGGAATAGTTGCCGCCATAATCTTAGGGATAGGCCGTGCAATTGGGGAGACGATGGCAGTTATTATGGTTTTAGGCAATGCCGTTGCCATCCCCGAGTCCATTCTTGACCCCGTCAGGACATTGACCACGAATATAGGTATTGAGATGGGATATGCATCAGGTGAGCACCAACAGGCGCTTTTCTCAACAGGTATTGTGTTGTTTATTATAATTATGATTTTGAATGCTGTTGCCCAGTACATCACTAGAAAGAAATGA